From the Bacilli bacterium genome, the window CGGCAACAGAGATTCTCAAGTCGCTATATGAACGCTGCGGAACATGGGATGATCCTGCGGAAGAAGGACTCATCTTGCATGGCACAGGCAATTTTCCGGAAGGCCAAAATATCGATGTTCCGCTCATCTACGGGGATTATTTCTTCCTTGAAGGATTGGGAAGATTAAAACAGTTACAGCCGATTTTTTGGGAGTAAAATGGGGGGCGAGCAGGTTGCAAAACGAAGCTCGATCTTATTGGCTGCGCATGATGATGTTGGTGGCCGGGCCGGTATTGGCGAGCGCAGCGGCACGCGAATTAAGAAAGCATATGCCGGTTGAGGGGAGCGCGGACCGAAAGGCCTATTCGCATTTGGAAGCGGTCGGCCGGACTCTGGCCGGGATAGCTCCTTGGCTCGACGCCGCGGTGGCCGATGCGGAAGAAGCCAGGCTGCAGGCCCAATACGTTGATTGGTCGCAGCGGGCAATGGACGCCGTCACCAATCCGGCTTCCCCCGATTTCGGCGGATTTGGCAATCGCGGGCGGTTTGACCAGACACTGGTTGACACCGCTTTTTTGGCGCAGGCGATCATTCGCGCCCCCAAGTCGCTTTGGCTAAACCTTCCGGAGCCGATACGGGAAAATGTGCGCAGCGCATTGTTAGCCACCCGGTCCATTCGGCCGCCGTACTGCAATTGGCTGTTGTTTTCCGCCATGATTGAAGCGGCATTGTCGCTGGTTGGCGAACATTACGATCCGGTCCGCATCGATTATGCGATCAGGCAGCATGAGCTATGGTACAAGGGCGACGGCATTTACGGCGACGGGCCGGAATTCCATTGGGATTACTATAACAGCTATGTTATTCAGCCGATGCTGATCGACATCATGCGAACAGTGGGGACGATGTATACGGAAGCCGAATACGCCTACGCCGATCTCAACCACCGAATCATGAAAAGAGCCGGAAGATACGCGGAAATTCTCGAGAGATTAATTGCTCCCGACGGAACGTTTCCGGCAATCGGGCGTTCCATCGCTTACCGGACCGGGGCGTTTCACTTGCTCGCCCAGCTGGCATGGTTGCAAGAACTTCCCGCCGGTCTGCCGCCCGCCCAAGTTCGCTGCGCGCTGCAGGCGGTCATGGCGAGGTGCCTGGAAGAAAAACGGAACTACGACGCAAACGGTTGGTTGAAAATCGGTTTATGCGCCGGCCAACCGTCTTTAGGCGAAGGATATATATCGACCGGCAGCCTCTATTTATGTTCGACCGTGTTTTTGCCGCTGGGCCTTTCCGCAAATGCTTCGTTCTGGACCGGAAAAGATTGCGCTTGGTCGTCCGTAAAAATATGGTCCGGCTTGGACATGCCGGCAGACCGCGCTTTGTAAATTTGGGGGAGAAGTAAAAATAGTTATATTGGTGGTCAGATCAGTTTGATTACACGGCGACGGCAAACGAGTAAAGTGAAATCTATAAAGATTAATTTCATAAGGGGCGGGAACCATGGCTCGGGAAAAGGCGGATAACTTTGTGGAGAGCATCCATGAAGGAAATTATGCTAGGGAGTATATGCACCTGCCGATTACATGCGAATCCATGATTTACGATCAAGGCAGGAGCAAGGAATCGTTGAACGGTTATTGGCATTACGGCGTGGATCAGTATGATACATGCTTGCGCGCCAAGTGGTTTGAAGAAAAATATTACGATGAAGACGGCAGACAAATGCCGGTCGATTTCAGCTTCGAGCAGTGGGACAAGATGAAAATTCCCTCATGCTGGAACATGCAGGCGGAAAAACTGTTCCTGTACGAGGGCAGCATTGTGTTTACCCGCACATTCCGCTATGTGGCGCAGCAAGATGAGCGCGTGTTTCTTAAATTCGGTGCGGCAAATTATGAAGCAAAAGTATTTTTGAATCGAACTTATCTCGGATTTCACAAAGGCGGCTCAACGCCGTTTTTTCTTGAAGTAACCGGAAAATTGCGTGAAGAAAACCGCATTCTGGTAGTGGTGAACAACACGCGCAAACGAACAAACGTCCCTTGCGACAATACCGACTGGTTCAATTACGGCGGCATTTACCGCGATGTGGATCTGATCCGTGTTCCCGCGACTTTTATTAAAAATTTTCACATTGAACTGGTTCCGGGCAGCGGGTTTGCCAAAATCAAGGCATGCGTGGAGGTGGACGGCCCGAAAGCCGACGGATCGGCTCATTTGCAAATTCCCGAACTGAACCTTCAGGCGGATATTGCCGTTCGGGACGGCTTGGGCTCCATCGTTGCGGAGGCGAGCCCCAAGCTGTGGAGCCCGGAGTCGCCCAAACTGTATGAGGTGTCGGTCGCGTATGAAACGGACAGGATTTGCGAACGCGTCGGTTTCCGGGAAATCGCGGTTAACGGCACGGATATTTTGTTAAACGGGAAAAAAATATTTCTGAAAGGCATTTCGGCGCATGAGGAAAGCGTAATGAACGGCAAAGCCGTAACGGAACACGAAATCCGGGAAAATTTCCGCCTGGCGAAAGAAATGAATTGCAATTACATGCGGCTTGCCCATTACCCGCATACGGAAAAAGCGGCGCAAATAGCCGACGAGGTTGGCATCATGCTGTGGGAAGAAATTCCGGTATATTGGGCGATCGAATTTGAAAATCCGGATACGTATCGGGACGCGGAAAATCAGTTGACGGAGTTGATCAAACGGGATCAGAACCGCGCCAGCGTCATCATTTGGTCTGTCGGCAATGAGAACGCGGATACAGAAGCGCGGCTCTCGTTTATGAGCAGGCTGGCGCGCAAGGCCAAAGAGCTGGACCCCGCACGGCTCGTTTCGGCCGCCTGCATGCTGGACCATACGCGCCATATCATAAACGACAGGCTGGCGGATTATCTGGATATCATTGGCGCCAACCAATATTACGGTTGGTACCAGACCGACTTTGCCAACCTGATCAAACTGTTCGCCAACAGCAAACCTGAGAAGCCGGTCATTTTGACGGAGTTTGGCGCCGATGCGCTCCCCGGGCACCGCGGAACGGTCGATGAAAAGGGCACGGAAGACTGCCAGCTGGATATTTATCGCAAACAGGTCGCGGTCATCGGGCAAATACCGTACGTCAAAGGCACAAGTCCGTGGATTTTGTACGACTTCCGCTGTCCCCGCAGGCTGCATTTCACGCAAAACTATTACAATACCAAAGGTTTGCTGTCCGCCGACAAAACCTATAAAAAGCCGGCATTTCACGTGATGCGCGAATTTTATCAAGACAGATGAACATGCAAATGAAAGGAAGGTGCAATCCTGATGAACACCGTATCCGTTATTCCGCAAAAAGCGGCGCCGGCCCCGGCAAACAAGCGAAAGAAAAGCGCGCTGAAACGCAGCGAAACGTTGGCCGGTTTTCTGTTTGTCAGCCCGATGTTGATCGGCGTGACCGTTCTGGTGCTCATTCCGATTTTGGCGACATTTGCGCTCAGCTTCGCCGATTGGAACTTCATCATGGGCTTGCGCGGTTTTAAATGGGCAGGTGCCGCCAATTTCGTCAAGTTGCTGGATGACGATGTGTTCAAGCGGTCGATCATCAACAATATGCTGTTTTTGCTGGTCGTGCCGGTCTATATGCTTGTTTCGCTGATTCTTGCGGTCATTATCGATCATTTTGTTTATTGGAAAAGCTTTTTCAAGGTAGCGTATTTCATGCCGTACATTTCCAATATAGTGGCGGTAGCCGTGGTCTGGCAGGTTTTGTTTCAGCCTTCGTACGGACCGATTAACAGTTTCTTGCAGGCAATCGGGATCAAACATCCGCCGGGTTGGATCGCCGATCCGAACTTTGCGCTGGTTTCGCTTATGATGATTACCGTCTGGATCTCGATCGGATTCAACATGGTCGTCTATATCGCCGGCCTGCAATCGATCCCGAAAGATTTGTATGAAGCGGCCGACATTGACGGCGCCAGCACATGGACGAAATTTACCCGCATTACGGTGCCGTTGCTATCGCCGACTTCTTTTTTCCTGCTTGTTACCGGCATCATTTATTCGTTTAAGGCGTTTGATCTGGTTGCCGTACTGACGCAGGGCGGGCCGATCAATTCCACGACTTTGATGGTATGGGATTTGTATTATACGGCGTTTCGCGATTTAAAGATCGGCTATGCGTCGTCCATGGGCGTCGTGCTGTTTTTGTTCGTCTTTGCGATCACCGGCATCCAGTGGATTGTCCAGAAAAAATGGGTCGACTATTAAGAAAGGAGGAACTGACAAGTGGAATCAAGCTTTGGCTATAAATTTCGCCGCATATTGGTAACGGCGCTCATGTTTGCGATCAGTATTTTTTTTCTTGTGCCGTTTATCTGGATGCTGGTTACATCGTTCAAAGTGGAAACCGACGTATTTACTTATCCGATCCAATGGATTCCCAGGCGTTGGAATGCGGTTCACAACTATAAGGAAGTATGGATGGGCCAGTATCCGTTCTATTTATATTATCTGAATTCGATCAAGATCAGCGTGATTACCACCCTGATTTCCGCTACCGTATCGGCGCTTGCCGGTTACGGGTTTGCCAAGATCCGGTTTGCCGCCGGTAAATGGCTGTTCCTTCTCGTTCTGGCGACTTATATGATCCCGATGCAGGCGGTGCAAGTTCCGCAGTTCGTTCTGTACCGTTTTCTCGGCTTGTTCGACAGCCATTTCGGCTTGATCCTGATCAGCAGTTTCAGTGTATTGGGGACATTTATGCTGCGGCAATTTTTCATGGGCGTGCACAACGATTTTCTGGAATCGGCCAAGATGGACGGCGCCGGACACGGCAAAATTTTTCTTTACATCGCGCTTCCGCTGGTGAAGCCGGCAGTCGCCACCTATGCCATTATGCGCTTTATCTGGACATGGAACGATTACCAAAACCCGCTCATCTTTTTGCGCACCGATCACTTGTTTACGGTAACGCTGGCGATGTCGAAATTCACGACTGTTACCGGAGAAATTTATTCGTTAATCATGGCTGCCGCCGTGTCGGCGATCTTGCCGCTCCTGCTCGTATTTATCATCGGGCAGAAAAGCGTCATTAACGGAATCGCTTTGGGCGGTGTGAAAGGCTAAAGGTCAAAAAAGTCGTTTAACAGGTCAAAAATGTTGCATGAGCGCCGCACCGGCACATTTTATAATTTTACATGAGCTAAGATTTTCTAATAAAAAGGGAGGTTTACCATGAGAAATTTTAAAATTTGGACAGTTTCACTGTCGATCGTAATGGTGCTAAGTTTTTTGCTCGCCGCTTGCGGCAGCAAATCCGCCAATGATAGCAGCAATTCTGCCGGCGCAACCGCGAGCCCGGCGGCAAGCGCCACGGCAGCCCCGCAGCAAACGGAACCGGTTAAAATCCGCTTGTTTACCTATGGAACAGAAAATGACTATAACTGGAGTCAAACCATAGCAGCATTTGAGAAAGCGTATCCGGATATTCAGGTCGAAGTGATTACGCTTAGCGACAAGGGCGATACGCAGGAATCGATGAAAAAGCTGGATCTGGCCGCGGCTTCCGGAGAGGCAATGGACGTTGTGATGTTCAGCGACCCGGCCGGATATGCCCAGCACGTGGGACTTGGCATGGTAGCGCCGTTGGATGAATTTATTTCCAAAGAAGGCTTTAATCTGACGGATGAATATAAGGTGGACACGCATCTGAACGGGAAAATATATGCTCTTCCGGGCAAATTCAATCCCTGGTACGTGCTGTTGAACAAAACGATGCTGGATGCCAAAGGTTTAAAAGTGCCGACCGATTGGACATGGGCCGACTTTGAGGATTACGCGGCCAAATTAACCAGCGGCTCAGGCGCCGAC encodes:
- a CDS encoding DUF2264 domain-containing protein translates to MQNEARSYWLRMMMLVAGPVLASAAARELRKHMPVEGSADRKAYSHLEAVGRTLAGIAPWLDAAVADAEEARLQAQYVDWSQRAMDAVTNPASPDFGGFGNRGRFDQTLVDTAFLAQAIIRAPKSLWLNLPEPIRENVRSALLATRSIRPPYCNWLLFSAMIEAALSLVGEHYDPVRIDYAIRQHELWYKGDGIYGDGPEFHWDYYNSYVIQPMLIDIMRTVGTMYTEAEYAYADLNHRIMKRAGRYAEILERLIAPDGTFPAIGRSIAYRTGAFHLLAQLAWLQELPAGLPPAQVRCALQAVMARCLEEKRNYDANGWLKIGLCAGQPSLGEGYISTGSLYLCSTVFLPLGLSANASFWTGKDCAWSSVKIWSGLDMPADRAL
- a CDS encoding glycoside hydrolase family 2 TIM barrel-domain containing protein; translation: MAREKADNFVESIHEGNYAREYMHLPITCESMIYDQGRSKESLNGYWHYGVDQYDTCLRAKWFEEKYYDEDGRQMPVDFSFEQWDKMKIPSCWNMQAEKLFLYEGSIVFTRTFRYVAQQDERVFLKFGAANYEAKVFLNRTYLGFHKGGSTPFFLEVTGKLREENRILVVVNNTRKRTNVPCDNTDWFNYGGIYRDVDLIRVPATFIKNFHIELVPGSGFAKIKACVEVDGPKADGSAHLQIPELNLQADIAVRDGLGSIVAEASPKLWSPESPKLYEVSVAYETDRICERVGFREIAVNGTDILLNGKKIFLKGISAHEESVMNGKAVTEHEIRENFRLAKEMNCNYMRLAHYPHTEKAAQIADEVGIMLWEEIPVYWAIEFENPDTYRDAENQLTELIKRDQNRASVIIWSVGNENADTEARLSFMSRLARKAKELDPARLVSAACMLDHTRHIINDRLADYLDIIGANQYYGWYQTDFANLIKLFANSKPEKPVILTEFGADALPGHRGTVDEKGTEDCQLDIYRKQVAVIGQIPYVKGTSPWILYDFRCPRRLHFTQNYYNTKGLLSADKTYKKPAFHVMREFYQDR
- a CDS encoding sugar ABC transporter permease yields the protein MNTVSVIPQKAAPAPANKRKKSALKRSETLAGFLFVSPMLIGVTVLVLIPILATFALSFADWNFIMGLRGFKWAGAANFVKLLDDDVFKRSIINNMLFLLVVPVYMLVSLILAVIIDHFVYWKSFFKVAYFMPYISNIVAVAVVWQVLFQPSYGPINSFLQAIGIKHPPGWIADPNFALVSLMMITVWISIGFNMVVYIAGLQSIPKDLYEAADIDGASTWTKFTRITVPLLSPTSFFLLVTGIIYSFKAFDLVAVLTQGGPINSTTLMVWDLYYTAFRDLKIGYASSMGVVLFLFVFAITGIQWIVQKKWVDY
- a CDS encoding carbohydrate ABC transporter permease encodes the protein MFAISIFFLVPFIWMLVTSFKVETDVFTYPIQWIPRRWNAVHNYKEVWMGQYPFYLYYLNSIKISVITTLISATVSALAGYGFAKIRFAAGKWLFLLVLATYMIPMQAVQVPQFVLYRFLGLFDSHFGLILISSFSVLGTFMLRQFFMGVHNDFLESAKMDGAGHGKIFLYIALPLVKPAVATYAIMRFIWTWNDYQNPLIFLRTDHLFTVTLAMSKFTTVTGEIYSLIMAAAVSAILPLLLVFIIGQKSVINGIALGGVKG